In Sporosarcina sp. PTS2304, a genomic segment contains:
- a CDS encoding inositol monophosphatase family protein produces MNLNAIDRYAKSLIKEAGHKIRVSFFSTIDIDSKADANDLVTNIDREVERFFIERVNQDFPEHKIVSEEGFGDKISSLDGVVWFLDPIDGTMNFIHQRRNFAISLGIYVDGVGMLGYIYDVMRDDLYHAAKSEGAYFNDERLPQLEITPLEEAIIGINAAWVAPNGKVENEKIIELVTRCRGTRSYGSAAIELAYVSSGRIDAYISMRLAPWDIAGGIVIAQEVGAVATNLSGVTPHLLGTDTFIVTRPGLHEEILTKYIRLK; encoded by the coding sequence ATGAATCTTAATGCGATCGATCGATATGCAAAATCATTAATCAAAGAAGCAGGTCACAAGATTCGCGTGTCTTTTTTTAGTACAATAGACATCGATTCAAAAGCGGATGCTAATGATTTGGTTACAAATATCGACAGGGAAGTAGAAAGGTTTTTTATTGAAAGAGTGAATCAGGATTTTCCTGAACATAAAATAGTTTCGGAAGAGGGATTCGGAGATAAGATTTCTTCTTTAGATGGAGTAGTGTGGTTTTTGGATCCGATTGACGGGACGATGAACTTTATCCATCAAAGACGAAACTTCGCAATTTCATTGGGGATTTATGTAGACGGCGTGGGGATGCTGGGCTACATATATGATGTGATGCGGGATGATTTGTATCATGCAGCAAAAAGTGAGGGTGCGTATTTCAATGACGAGCGATTACCTCAACTTGAAATTACGCCGCTTGAAGAAGCGATAATAGGTATTAACGCAGCATGGGTTGCGCCTAATGGAAAAGTAGAAAATGAAAAAATTATTGAACTCGTTACGCGCTGTAGAGGAACTCGTTCTTATGGTTCGGCAGCTATCGAATTAGCATATGTTTCATCCGGCAGAATAGATGCGTATATTTCTATGCGTCTGGCGCCTTGGGATATAGCAGGTGGAATTGTTATTGCTCAAGAAGTTGGAGCAGTAGCGACTAATTTGAGTGGAGTGACACCGCATCTTCTCGGAACTGACACATTTATAGTGACGCGACCTGGTTTACATGAGGAA